GAGGTGAATATTCTCCGCCGGATGTAGGCTGATTGATACGCTCTGTAGTTCCTGAAGCGATATTATAGGATTTTATTTCAGTCTGACCGTTTTCCGTTCCCGCATAGAGTAGTGCGTCTAACGCAAAAGAAGGTTGACTGTCGTATCCCGGATTGTTTGAAATATTTTTAAAGTTGGAGATTTCGAGGCCTTTTTCAGATGCCGAAATGTCCATCAGAAAAATATCGGTATCGGGCTGGGAGAGGAGTAAATGCGAGGTTAGTAGCACTACCGCAGTAAAGAGTACTTTAATCATTGTCATTATTTTGTTCTAAAGATAGCAAAGTTTGGACCAAAGTTGAAGTATAAAAAAAACCGCCTCTTCAGAGACGGTTTTCAACTAACTAACCAATTTTCAATTTATGGAAAAATTGAACTCTTACAGCTCTCTGGCCTATGTTGTTGCTAATGGTTACGACCAGAAAGGATATTTTTGTTCGGCGGTAACCTTTTCGGCAATAATTTTACGTAGCTCTACTATGTTTGGCATGTTCTGGTATTTTGTAAAACGTCGTAAGCCCATCAACATCATGCGTTGTTCATCACCTTCAGCAAAGGAGATAATTGCTTCATGTGCTTTGGTATTAATGGTTTCTACTGCATGATATAAATATAATTTTGACATGGCAATTTGTTCCTTTTGTGCAGCTTCTCCAAAACGCTTCGCATTCTTTTCGGAACGAAGCACGGCACTTTCAGCCATATAAATTTCAATTAAAATATCGGACGCAGCCAAAAGCATTTGTTGATGCTCTTCCAGATCCGGGCCGTATTTTTGAACGGCAGCTCCGGCAACCATAAGGAATACTTTCTTTAATTTTCTGAGTATTTCTTTTTCTTCTGAAAACAATTCAGAATAATCCGGTGTGTCAAAAGAAGGAATTCCTGTTAGTTCCTGAGCAACTGCTGTGGCGGGGCCTAACAAATCGACATGACCTTTCATGGCTTTCTTTACAAGCATTCCTACGGCCAGCATACGATTGATTTCGTTGGTGCCTTCATAGATGCGTGCAATACGCGCATCCCGCCAAGCCGCTTCCATTGGAGTATCTTCAGAGAAGCCCATTCCGCCGAAAATCTGAATCCCTTCATCGGCACAATTCTGAATGTCTTCCGAAACTGCAACCTTTAAAATAGAACATTCAATGGCGTATTCTTCAACTCCTTTCAGCTCGGCTTCCTGATGTGAATTTCCATCAGCTACACGAAGAGCGATACGATCTTCTATATTTTTCGCAGCTCTGTAAGTAGCAGATTCACCTGCATACGCATTAGTGGCCATTTCGGCTATCTTCTTCTTAATTGCACCAAATTCGGCTATGGGAGTATTAAATTGTTTGCGTTCTACAGCATATTTTATAGCCGTAGTGGTAACACGTCGTTGCGAATCCAAACAGGCGCCGGCCAATTTGATACGACCAACGTTTAGGGCGTTCATTGCAATTTTAAATCCGTTTCCTCTTTCCGAAAGCATGTTTTCTACAGGTACTACCGTATCGCTAAAAAACACCTGACGGGTAGAAGAAGCTCTAATTCCTAATTTATGCTCTTCTTCACCCATAGTAATCCCATTACTAGGGTCATTTTCGACTATGAATCCGGTGATGTATTTGTCGTCCTCAATTCTAGCGAATACAATAAAGAGCTTACAGAATCCCGCGTTGGAGATCCACATTTTTTGTCCGCTGATCTTGTAGTGGGTACCGTCTTCACTAAGTACGGCCTTTGTTTTTCCACTGTTGGCATCACTTCCCGCACCCGGTTCTGTCAAGCAATAAGCGCCAAACCATTCACCGGTTGCAAGCTTGGGAACGTATTTTTGTTTTTGAGCTTCGGTTCCATATAAGGTGATTGGCAAGGTACCAATCCCGGTATGCGCACCAAATGCAGTACTAAAAGATCCTGTGCCGCTGGAAATATAGTCACAGGTAAGGAGGGTAGAAACGAAGCCCATTCCCAATCCGCCATAAGCTTCAGGAACAGCAACGCCTAAAAAGCCAAGCTCTCCGGCTTTACGCATTACCTCTTCGGTGAATGCATAATCTTTTTTCTCGAAGCGATCTCTGTGAGCAATGATCTCTCTTTCATTGAATTCCATTACCGCTTCTTTCATCATTTTTTGCTCTTCTGAAAAGTCTTCAGGAGTAAAAATATCTTCACAGGCTGTTTCTTTTACCAAGAATTGACCACCCCGTAAAAGTTCTTTGTTATTCTTTGTTTCTGTACTCATTTTTTATCCTTTTTATGTCAGTTCGAGCGCAGTCGAGAACTATTTTTTAATCTTTCCTGTCTATTTAGGTCTCGACTGCGCTCGACCAGACAAGTCTTCTCATTATCTTATTTTAAAAATTCATAAATCCCCGCAGCTCCTTGTCCGGTTCCCACACACATGGTTACCATGCCGTATTTGCCCTTCATATTTCGCTTGCGCATTTCGTCGAAAAGCTGAACCGATAATTTAGTTCCTGTACAGCCCAGTGGGTGCCCAAGTGCGATGGCGCCCCCGTTTACATTTACTATATCCTTATTAAGGCCGAGTTCACGTATTACAGCTAACGACTGAGAAGCAAAGGCTTCATTGAGTTCGATAAGCGCGATATCATCCTGTTTTAATCCCGATTGTTTTAATGCCTTCGGAATTGCCTTTACAGGTCCTATACCCATAATTCGGGGTTCTACACCCACTGCAGTAAAACCTACCATGCGCGCAATGGGTTCGAGATTTAACTCTTTTACCATTTCTTCACTCATCACCATAACAAATGCTGCACCATCACTCATTTGCGAAGAGTTTCCGGCAGTAACACTTCCTCCCGCGGCAAACACAGGGCGTAACTTTGCTAATGCCTCTTTACTGGTTCCTTTACGCGGACCTTCATCCTGAGTGACCGTATATTTTTTGGTTTCCTTTTTCCCTGCTTCATTTACAAAGGTCTCTTCCACCTCGATAGGAACAATTTGATCTTTAAAACGGTTTTCGGCTAGTGCCTTTAACGCCTTCATATGCGAATTGTACGCAAACTCGTCCTGATCTTCACGGGATACCTTGTACTGATTGGCAACAGCCTCGGCGGTGTTACCCATTCCCCAATAGTAATCTTCGTGTCCGGATTTGGCAATTTCATAATTCAATTCGGGTTTATAGCCCGACATAGGAACGGCACTCATGCTTTCTGCGCCACCTGCGATAATACAATTGGCCATTCCCGCCTGAATTTTGGCAGTGGCCGTTGCAATGGTTTCTATTCCTGAAGCGCAAAATCTATTGACAGTAACCCCCGGAACATCCACCGACTCCAATCCAATCAAAGAGATGAATCGCGCCATATTAAGTCCCTGAGCCCCTTCCGGCATTGCATTTCCCACAATCACGTCGTCAATTCGAGATTTGTCGAGTTGCGGCAATTCCTTCATCATAAACTGAATGGTTTCCGCGGCCAATTCGTCCGGTCTTTTAAAACGAAAGACACCTCGTGGCGCTTTTCCCACTGCTGTTCTGTATGCTTTTACGATATATGCTGTTTTCATTTATATAGTATTGAGTATTGAGATGTTAGTATTTAGATTCTTTAAGTGATTTCTGAAATCCATAATTCATTTTTTGAATTTCAATTACCTTTTCCAATATTGGCTTTAGTTTTTCTTCTGAAATTAATTGTAATTCAATTACTAACAGTAACTGTGTTTGTAATTCGTAAGCTGAACCATTGGCGATACTTAGAAATTGAATAAATTCTTTTTGCGAATTTCTCCCGGACCCTTCAGCAATATTTGAAGGAATTGAGATAGCGCATCTTTTTATCTGACTAGTCAATCCGTATTTTTCTTCAATAGGTAATGTATCGGCTATTTGATAAATACTCTTAGCCAATTCTATTGATTTAACCCAAATTTTTAAATCTTCTACTTTATGCATTCTCAATACTAGTATCTAATAACTCATTTCTCTTAGCACCTTAGTTGCGAAGTGGCTTTCCTTTTTGAATCATATGTTGTAAGCGTTCCAGGGTCTTGCGTTCTCCTGCCAGACTTAAGAAAGCTTCTCGTTCCAGATCGAGTAGGTACTGTTCTGAAACCAGAGTGGGTTCAGAAAGATCTCCACCTGCCATAACATAGGCCAATTTGTTGGCAATTTTTTGATCGTGCTCACTTATATAGTGACTATCTTCCATTGCATCTGTTCCTACCAAAAACAAGCCCAAAGCCTGTTTTCCAAGCACTTTTATATCTTTTCGCCTTACCGGCTTGGTATACCCCTGATCTGCCATCATTCTCGCTACTGCTTTGGCTTCAGCAATTTGTCGGTCTCTGTTGACTATCACAATATCTTTTCCGCTTTTGAGGAAATCATAATCAAATGCTTCATAAGCTGACGTAGATACTTTCGCCATTGCAACGGTTAAAAATCGTTCTCTTAGACGGTTTAATTCAACGTCATCCTTGGCAAAACTGTCTGATGCACGCAATGCCATTTCTTTGGAACCACCACCGCCCGGAATCACGCCTACACCAAATTCAACCAACCCGATATAACTTTCGGCTGCAGCCACAACGCGGTCTGCGTGTAGGGTCATTTCACATCCTCCGCCTAAAGTCATTCCATGGGGAGCAACAACGGTAGGGATGGAAGAGTAGCGCAGTCGCATACAGCTGTCCTGAAAATATTTCACCGCCGCGTTCAATTCGTCGTATTCCTGCTCGACCGCCATCATAAAGATCATTCCAATATTGGCACCTACCGAGAAGTTGGCACCCTGATTTCCGATTACTAGTCCGTCGAAATCTTTTTCGGCTATATCAATAGCTTTATTAAGCCCTGCAAGGACATCTCCGCCAATGCTGTTCATCTTGCTTTGGAATTCACAATTTAAAATTCCATCGCCGAGATCTTCCACAACAACTCCACTGTTTTTAAAGACTTCGGAAGATTTCCTGATATTGTCCAAAATGATAAACGCATCCTGTCCGGGCACTTTTAGGTGTTTTTTCTTCGGAATGTCGTAATAATATGTCGCGCCTTCTTTTACTGTATAAAACGATTCGATTCCCGCTTCGAGCATTTCATTCACCCATGGAGCGGGTTCTTTCCCCAAATCTTTTATAAGCTGAATTCCTTTTTGCACTCCAACGGCGTCCCAAATCTCAAAGGGGCCATTTTCCCAGCCGAAACCGGCCTTCATGGCGTCATCAATCTTGTACAATTCGTCCGAAATTTCAGGAATACGTTTAGACACGTAGGCAAACATACTTCCGAAGCTTTTACGGTAGAATTCTGCTGCTTTGTCCTTTCCGCCAACCAATACAGGAAAGCGATCTACAACCTTGTCGATACTTTTGGTAAGTTCCAGAGTAGGGAAGGAGGCTTTTTTACCGCTGCGATATTCCAAAGTATTCAAATCCAATCCTAAAATCTCACTACTTCCGTCGTCATTTTTCACTTTTTTATAAAAACCCTGTCCTGTTTTGCTTCCCAACCATTTATTATCCATCATGGTAGCAATAAATTGCGGGAGTTTAAACACTTCGTGTTCTTCGTCGTTAGGGCAGTTTTCATAAATTCCGTTGGCAACATGCACCAGCGTGTCTAATCCAACCACATCTACGGTACGGAAAGTGGCCGATTTAGGACGACCAATAACGGGACCGGTAAGTTTGTCCACTTCTTCGATGGTTAGACCCATCTCCTGAACCAGGTGAAACAAACTTTGAATTCCGAAAATACCAATACGGTTTCCAATAAAGGCGGGAGTATCTTTTGCAATTACTGAAGTTTTCCCCAAAAATTTTTCGCCGTATCCGTTTAAGAAATCCAAAACTTCGGAAGAAGTTTCAGGTCCCGGAATGATTTCAAACAATTTTAAATAACGAGGTGGGTTAAAGAAATGTGTTCCGCAGAAATGCTTCTGAAAATCCTCACTTCTACCTTCACTCATAAAATGTATAGGAATTCCTGAAGTATTTGAAGTAATCAATGTTCCGGGAGTTCTATGCTTTTCAAGGTTTTCAAAAACCTGTTGTTTTATGTCTAATCGTTCTACAACCACTTCAATAATCCAGTCGGCAGTTGCAACCTTTGCGATGTCATCTTCCAGATTTCCTGTTGTGATTCTGTTTGCAAAACTACTGTGGTATAAGGGTGCGGGTTTCGATTTGATAGAAGCTGTCAAAGCTTCGTTCACCAATCTATTGCGAACAACTTTATCTTCTAAGGTGAGGCCTGCGGCTTTTTCCTTGTCGTTCAATTCACGAGGAACAATATCTAATAGTAGTACTTCAACTCCAATATTTGCAAAATGACAAGCGATTCCGCTTCCCATGATTCCGGAGCCGATTACAGCAACTTTATTAATTCTTCTTTTTGACATGCTATGAAATTTTTTCGGTATTGTATATTTTTTTACTGTTGATGAGCTCCAAAATGGTGTGGGCTACATTTTTAAAAGTTTGCAGCTCTTCAGGGCTTACTTCTTCTTTTACGGCCTCATCGAACTGCAGCACCACATTTTTCGAAAATTCCCGCATCTCTTTCCCAAATTCGGTTAGGTGAATAATTACTCCTCGACCATCCAACGGATTGGGTTTACGCTCAATCAATCCTTTCTCTTCCATCGTTTTTAGGGTACGTGATAAGCTTGTGGCTTCCATTCCCATCTTAGGTCCCAGGGCTGTAGAAGAGGTACCTTCTTCCGGGTCGATGCTAATCAGGGCGAAACCGGTAGCCATGGTGCTCCCTTTTTTTCCGGCCTCTTCGTTATACATTTTTTGAACGGCCATCCAGGTGGCTCGTAATACATAATCGATGGTTTTTTCCTTCATATTGAAATATTGGAAATCCAAAGATACAAAATTATATTATGCACGCATAGTAAATATGTAAAATATTAGTATAAAAAAAGAGCCAATTGGTGAGGCTCTTTTCATTCTAAAATATAGGTTTATTTAATCTCAAGAATCTCTTTCATAGATTTTATTGTAAAGATCTATGTATTTCTCTTTAATTACTTTCCGTTTCATTTTCATGGTAGGAGTGAGGTGACCGCTTTCAATTCCCCATACATCGGGCGTGAGTTCAAATTTTTTAATTTTTTCCCATTTACCGAAGCGTTCGTTATGGATGTCTATTTCTTTCTGAATTCGAGAAATTAGTACTTCATTGTTTACCAGTTCTTTCGGGTCGTCCGGAAGGCCTTTGTTTTTACGCTTATTCCATTCGGCTATAAATTCCCAATTAGGCTGAATTAAAGCTGCCGGCATTTTCTCGCCCTCACCAACTACCATAATCTGATCTATAAAGCGAGATTGCTTCATTGCATTTTCAAGTAATTGAGGCGCAACATATTTCCCGCCACTGGTTTTAAACATTTCCTTTTTACGATCGGTAATTTTAAGGAAGCCGTCCGCATCAATTTCACCTATATCTCCTGTATGAAAATACCCGTTTTTTAAAACTTCAGCAGTTTTATCGGGATCTTTATAATAACCCATCATAACCTGCGGTCCTTTTACCAGAATTTCCCCATCTTCGGCAATTTTAATTTCAGTATTTTCAATTGCCTTACCAACGGTTCCAATTCGGAAACCACCGTTTCGCATATCGTTAACACTTACTACAGGTGATGTTTCCGTAAGTCCGTAGCCTTCCATCACAGGAATATCTGCGGCGTTAAAGACACGTGCCAATCTGGGTTGTAAAGCTGCACTTCCTGAAGCAATCGCCTGCAAGTTTCCTCCCAAAGCCTCCTGCCATTTGCTAAAAATTAATTTTCTGGCAATCTTCAATTTTGTCTCGTACCACCAACCATTTTGGCCGTAGGGTTCATATTTTAGCCCTAAATCGATAGCCCAGAAGAATAATTTCTTTTTAATTCCGGTTAAATCTGCTCCCTTTGCATAAATCTTATCATACACTTTTTCCAGCAGTCTCGGTACTGCGGTCATCACCTCCGGTTTTATTTCCTTTAAATTATCACTAATTGTTTCAAGACTTTCAGCAAAGTGGATACTCACTCCACAATATTGATACATATAAAGCAACATGCGCTCATAAATATGGCAAACAGGCAAGAAGCTTAGCGATTTAGTTTTTCCCATTTCTATGGGCAATCTTTTGGCACTTGCCGTAGCGTTACTCGCTATATTTCTATGAGTCAACATAACTCCTTTTGGTTGTCCTGTTGTTCCGGAAGTATAAATAAGTGTAGCGAGATCGGTCTCTTTTACAGCCTCTTTTCTACTAACTACTTCGTTTTGATTGCTTTCATCCTTACCTAATTCCAACACCTCACCCCAATTAGGACAATTATTAAGATTATTGAAAGAATAAATGCCTTTTAAGGAAGGTACATTATCTTTTATTTTTGCAATTTTGGTATACACTTCTTCACAAGAAACAAAGCAATACATAGATTCACTGTGGTTGAGCACATATTCGTAATCCTCCTCACTGATGGTGGGATAAATGGGTACATCCTGTGCTCCGGTTTGTAAAATCCCAATATCACATATATTCCACTCGGTGCGATTGGTCATAGAGATGATGGCCACCTTGTCGTTGGGTTTTACGCCTAAGCGAATTAAACCGCGACTTAGAGCGTTCGCTTTATTTATATATTCCTGCGTTGAGGTTGCAATCCATTCTCCGTTTACCTTGCTCACAAGTGATTTTTCGAGAGGGTATTTTTCCAGTTGGTAATAGGGGAAGTCGAAGAGTCTTTTTGGTTCGGTCATAATTGGTATTGTTGTAGCCATGCAAATTATGAAAAATTATCCAGTTTTATATTGAAATAAAAAAAGCCACGAATTATCGTGGCTTCCTAAATTTATAAAATGAAATTCTTGTTATAGTTTCACAACTTTAAATGTTTTTGAAGCATTTTCGGAAGTAATTTGTATCATATAAACGCCTGATGCGTAATTGCTGTAATCGAACGATTGCGGGCCCGAATTATTTTCGGTTTTGGTGACCAACTGACCTTGCAACGTATACATTGAAATTGAATAATTGGTAAGTTGTGTATTAATATGTAAAACATCTTCAATGGGATTCGGGAATAATTCAAAATGATT
This genomic stretch from Ulvibacter sp. MAR_2010_11 harbors:
- a CDS encoding acyl-CoA dehydrogenase family protein, with the translated sequence MSTETKNNKELLRGGQFLVKETACEDIFTPEDFSEEQKMMKEAVMEFNEREIIAHRDRFEKKDYAFTEEVMRKAGELGFLGVAVPEAYGGLGMGFVSTLLTCDYISSGTGSFSTAFGAHTGIGTLPITLYGTEAQKQKYVPKLATGEWFGAYCLTEPGAGSDANSGKTKAVLSEDGTHYKISGQKMWISNAGFCKLFIVFARIEDDKYITGFIVENDPSNGITMGEEEHKLGIRASSTRQVFFSDTVVPVENMLSERGNGFKIAMNALNVGRIKLAGACLDSQRRVTTTAIKYAVERKQFNTPIAEFGAIKKKIAEMATNAYAGESATYRAAKNIEDRIALRVADGNSHQEAELKGVEEYAIECSILKVAVSEDIQNCADEGIQIFGGMGFSEDTPMEAAWRDARIARIYEGTNEINRMLAVGMLVKKAMKGHVDLLGPATAVAQELTGIPSFDTPDYSELFSEEKEILRKLKKVFLMVAGAAVQKYGPDLEEHQQMLLAASDILIEIYMAESAVLRSEKNAKRFGEAAQKEQIAMSKLYLYHAVETINTKAHEAIISFAEGDEQRMMLMGLRRFTKYQNMPNIVELRKIIAEKVTAEQKYPFWS
- a CDS encoding acetyl-CoA C-acyltransferase, which encodes MKTAYIVKAYRTAVGKAPRGVFRFKRPDELAAETIQFMMKELPQLDKSRIDDVIVGNAMPEGAQGLNMARFISLIGLESVDVPGVTVNRFCASGIETIATATAKIQAGMANCIIAGGAESMSAVPMSGYKPELNYEIAKSGHEDYYWGMGNTAEAVANQYKVSREDQDEFAYNSHMKALKALAENRFKDQIVPIEVEETFVNEAGKKETKKYTVTQDEGPRKGTSKEALAKLRPVFAAGGSVTAGNSSQMSDGAAFVMVMSEEMVKELNLEPIARMVGFTAVGVEPRIMGIGPVKAIPKALKQSGLKQDDIALIELNEAFASQSLAVIRELGLNKDIVNVNGGAIALGHPLGCTGTKLSVQLFDEMRKRNMKGKYGMVTMCVGTGQGAAGIYEFLK
- a CDS encoding four helix bundle protein codes for the protein MHKVEDLKIWVKSIELAKSIYQIADTLPIEEKYGLTSQIKRCAISIPSNIAEGSGRNSQKEFIQFLSIANGSAYELQTQLLLVIELQLISEEKLKPILEKVIEIQKMNYGFQKSLKESKY
- a CDS encoding 3-hydroxyacyl-CoA dehydrogenase/enoyl-CoA hydratase family protein is translated as MSKRRINKVAVIGSGIMGSGIACHFANIGVEVLLLDIVPRELNDKEKAAGLTLEDKVVRNRLVNEALTASIKSKPAPLYHSSFANRITTGNLEDDIAKVATADWIIEVVVERLDIKQQVFENLEKHRTPGTLITSNTSGIPIHFMSEGRSEDFQKHFCGTHFFNPPRYLKLFEIIPGPETSSEVLDFLNGYGEKFLGKTSVIAKDTPAFIGNRIGIFGIQSLFHLVQEMGLTIEEVDKLTGPVIGRPKSATFRTVDVVGLDTLVHVANGIYENCPNDEEHEVFKLPQFIATMMDNKWLGSKTGQGFYKKVKNDDGSSEILGLDLNTLEYRSGKKASFPTLELTKSIDKVVDRFPVLVGGKDKAAEFYRKSFGSMFAYVSKRIPEISDELYKIDDAMKAGFGWENGPFEIWDAVGVQKGIQLIKDLGKEPAPWVNEMLEAGIESFYTVKEGATYYYDIPKKKHLKVPGQDAFIILDNIRKSSEVFKNSGVVVEDLGDGILNCEFQSKMNSIGGDVLAGLNKAIDIAEKDFDGLVIGNQGANFSVGANIGMIFMMAVEQEYDELNAAVKYFQDSCMRLRYSSIPTVVAPHGMTLGGGCEMTLHADRVVAAAESYIGLVEFGVGVIPGGGGSKEMALRASDSFAKDDVELNRLRERFLTVAMAKVSTSAYEAFDYDFLKSGKDIVIVNRDRQIAEAKAVARMMADQGYTKPVRRKDIKVLGKQALGLFLVGTDAMEDSHYISEHDQKIANKLAYVMAGGDLSEPTLVSEQYLLDLEREAFLSLAGERKTLERLQHMIQKGKPLRN
- a CDS encoding MarR family winged helix-turn-helix transcriptional regulator; translated protein: MKEKTIDYVLRATWMAVQKMYNEEAGKKGSTMATGFALISIDPEEGTSSTALGPKMGMEATSLSRTLKTMEEKGLIERKPNPLDGRGVIIHLTEFGKEMREFSKNVVLQFDEAVKEEVSPEELQTFKNVAHTILELINSKKIYNTEKIS
- a CDS encoding long-chain fatty acid--CoA ligase, coding for MTEPKRLFDFPYYQLEKYPLEKSLVSKVNGEWIATSTQEYINKANALSRGLIRLGVKPNDKVAIISMTNRTEWNICDIGILQTGAQDVPIYPTISEEDYEYVLNHSESMYCFVSCEEVYTKIAKIKDNVPSLKGIYSFNNLNNCPNWGEVLELGKDESNQNEVVSRKEAVKETDLATLIYTSGTTGQPKGVMLTHRNIASNATASAKRLPIEMGKTKSLSFLPVCHIYERMLLYMYQYCGVSIHFAESLETISDNLKEIKPEVMTAVPRLLEKVYDKIYAKGADLTGIKKKLFFWAIDLGLKYEPYGQNGWWYETKLKIARKLIFSKWQEALGGNLQAIASGSAALQPRLARVFNAADIPVMEGYGLTETSPVVSVNDMRNGGFRIGTVGKAIENTEIKIAEDGEILVKGPQVMMGYYKDPDKTAEVLKNGYFHTGDIGEIDADGFLKITDRKKEMFKTSGGKYVAPQLLENAMKQSRFIDQIMVVGEGEKMPAALIQPNWEFIAEWNKRKNKGLPDDPKELVNNEVLISRIQKEIDIHNERFGKWEKIKKFELTPDVWGIESGHLTPTMKMKRKVIKEKYIDLYNKIYERDS